The following are from one region of the Streptomyces decoyicus genome:
- a CDS encoding amino acid ABC transporter permease, whose amino-acid sequence MLKTQVARDGADGGYVPSPRRIERERFKRARARRATAVAALSTLVTAVVLYLVVTGSPGWPRTRETFFSAEYARKALPKVLEGLLLNLRLLVVCGAAVLVLGLLLAVARTLRGPVFFPLRALATAYTDFFRGLPLIICLLMVVFGVPALRLQGVTTDPVLLGGAALVLTYAAYVAEVFRAGIESVHPSQRAAARSLGLSSGQTLRFVVLPQAVRRVVPPLLNDLVSLQKDTGLVSIAGAVDAVYAAQIIAGKDFNFTPYVVAGLVFVALTIPMTRCTDWVTARMDRRRAQGGLV is encoded by the coding sequence GTGTTGAAGACCCAGGTGGCGCGGGACGGGGCCGACGGCGGCTATGTGCCCTCGCCCCGGCGGATCGAACGGGAGCGCTTCAAGCGGGCCAGGGCCCGGCGCGCCACCGCCGTCGCCGCGCTGAGCACCCTGGTCACCGCCGTCGTCCTCTACCTCGTCGTCACCGGCTCCCCCGGCTGGCCGCGTACCCGGGAGACGTTCTTCAGTGCCGAATACGCCCGTAAGGCGCTGCCGAAGGTGCTGGAGGGGCTGCTGCTGAATCTGCGGCTGCTGGTGGTGTGCGGGGCGGCGGTGCTGGTGCTCGGGCTGCTGCTGGCGGTGGCCCGGACCCTGCGGGGCCCGGTCTTCTTCCCGCTGCGCGCCCTGGCCACCGCGTACACCGACTTCTTCCGCGGACTGCCGCTGATCATCTGTCTGCTGATGGTGGTCTTCGGGGTGCCGGCCCTGCGGCTTCAGGGCGTGACCACCGATCCCGTGCTGCTCGGCGGCGCCGCGCTGGTGCTGACGTATGCGGCGTACGTCGCCGAGGTCTTCCGGGCGGGCATCGAATCGGTGCACCCCTCACAGCGGGCAGCGGCCCGGTCGCTGGGGCTCTCCAGCGGACAGACGCTGCGCTTCGTGGTGCTGCCGCAGGCGGTACGGCGGGTGGTACCGCCGCTGCTGAACGATCTGGTCTCGCTCCAGAAGGACACCGGGCTGGTGTCCATCGCGGGTGCGGTGGACGCGGTCTACGCGGCGCAGATCATCGCCGGCAAGGACTTCAACTTCACGCCGTACGTCGTGGCCGGGCTCGTCTTCGTGGCGCTGACGATCCCCATGACGCGGTGCACGGACTGGGTCACGGCCCGCATGGACCGCAGGCGCGCCCAGGGAGGACTCGTATGA
- a CDS encoding lysophospholipid acyltransferase family protein codes for MAELVYPPVIGAARTLFKALDLKFDIAGTDHIPRRGGAVLVSNHIGYLDFVFAGLTARPAKRLVRFMAKESVFRHKVSGPLMRAMKHIPVDRGQGMHAYKHALTALRSGEIIGVFPEATISESFTLKTFKSGAARLAQEAGVPLLPVALWGTQRLWTKGHKRDLGRNHFPITIRVGEPLEADPAEQAEKITDRLRSRVQDLLEAAQRAYPVRPKGPEDTWWIPAHLGGTAPAAPGTVG; via the coding sequence ATGGCAGAGCTCGTCTATCCGCCGGTGATCGGCGCCGCCCGCACGCTCTTCAAGGCGCTCGATCTGAAATTCGACATCGCCGGGACGGATCACATTCCGCGCCGCGGCGGGGCGGTTCTGGTGAGCAATCACATCGGGTACCTGGACTTCGTCTTCGCCGGGCTGACGGCGCGGCCGGCCAAGCGGCTGGTGCGCTTCATGGCGAAGGAATCGGTCTTCCGGCACAAGGTGTCGGGGCCGCTGATGCGGGCGATGAAGCACATTCCCGTGGACCGCGGCCAGGGGATGCATGCCTACAAGCACGCGCTGACCGCCCTGCGTTCGGGTGAAATCATCGGGGTCTTCCCCGAGGCGACGATCTCCGAGTCCTTCACCCTGAAGACCTTCAAGTCGGGTGCGGCGCGGCTGGCCCAGGAGGCCGGGGTGCCGCTGCTGCCGGTGGCGCTGTGGGGCACCCAGCGACTGTGGACCAAGGGCCACAAGCGCGATCTGGGCCGTAACCACTTCCCCATAACGATCCGGGTGGGCGAGCCGCTGGAGGCCGACCCGGCCGAGCAGGCCGAGAAGATCACCGACCGGCTGCGGTCCCGGGTGCAGGACCTGCTGGAGGCGGCCCAGCGCGCCTACCCCGTACGCCCCAAGGGCCCCGAGGACACCTGGTGGATCCCGGCCCACCTCGGCGGCACCGCGCCCGCCGCGCCCGGGACCGTCGGCTGA
- a CDS encoding TlpA family protein disulfide reductase: MTGLMVCLAVLVATSAFGVWHQRRKGRPTVHKRDDGARLGAAEIGAELGERATLLQFSSAFCQPCRATRRTLTEVAGMVEGVAHVEIDAEDHLELVRQLNVLRTPTVLVLDADGAIVRRASGQPRKADVIAALGAAVRD, from the coding sequence ATGACTGGACTCATGGTGTGCCTCGCGGTGCTCGTGGCGACGAGCGCCTTCGGCGTGTGGCACCAACGCCGAAAGGGGAGGCCGACGGTGCACAAGCGGGACGACGGGGCGCGGCTGGGCGCCGCCGAGATCGGGGCGGAGCTGGGGGAGCGGGCCACCCTGCTCCAGTTCTCCAGCGCCTTCTGCCAGCCCTGCCGGGCCACCCGGCGCACCCTCACCGAGGTCGCCGGCATGGTCGAGGGCGTGGCGCACGTCGAGATCGACGCGGAGGACCATCTGGAGCTCGTACGGCAACTCAATGTGCTGCGCACCCCCACGGTGCTGGTGCTCGACGCGGACGGCGCGATCGTGCGCCGCGCCTCCGGGCAGCCCAGGAAGGCCGATGTCATCGCAGCGCTGGGCGCGGCCGTCCGTGATTGA
- a CDS encoding transglutaminase-like domain-containing protein — translation MELIQNNPNISAYLAADEVIDHEHPRVRATAATLSFDAADAYAYAKAAFEFVRDTIPHSQDAGDPRVTWRASDVLAQRTGICYAKAHALVALLRAEGIPAGLCYQKLEVIHGLVAVKLPGEERWARQDPRGNKPGVDAQFRLDREQLAFPVRPECNELDLPVLFAEPHPVVLQCLREAVDRPHLWQTLPTDL, via the coding sequence ATGGAGCTGATCCAGAACAACCCGAATATCTCTGCCTACTTGGCCGCCGACGAGGTCATCGATCACGAGCATCCGCGCGTCCGGGCCACCGCGGCCACCCTCTCCTTCGACGCCGCCGATGCATATGCATACGCCAAGGCCGCCTTCGAATTCGTCCGCGACACCATCCCGCACAGTCAGGACGCCGGTGATCCGCGAGTCACCTGGCGCGCCTCGGACGTCCTCGCGCAGCGCACCGGCATCTGCTACGCCAAGGCGCATGCGCTCGTGGCCCTGCTGCGCGCGGAGGGCATCCCGGCCGGTCTGTGCTACCAGAAGCTCGAGGTCATCCACGGCCTGGTGGCGGTCAAGCTGCCCGGCGAGGAACGCTGGGCGCGGCAGGATCCGCGGGGCAACAAGCCCGGCGTCGACGCGCAGTTCCGCCTCGACCGTGAGCAGCTTGCCTTCCCTGTGCGCCCTGAGTGCAATGAACTGGACCTTCCGGTGCTGTTTGCTGAACCGCATCCGGTCGTGCTGCAATGCCTGCGGGAGGCCGTCGACCGGCCTCACCTCTGGCAGACGCTCCCCACCGACCTCTGA
- a CDS encoding aminotransferase class I/II-fold pyridoxal phosphate-dependent enzyme, with protein sequence MTGAKTDARQHHDPEIRGFASDNYAGAHPEVLAAIALANGGHQVAYGEDDYTEHLQRVFRSHFGQRAEAFPVFNGTGANVVALQAVTDRWGAVIAAESAHIHVDECGAPERVGGLKLLTVPTEDGKLTPELIDRQAYGWDDEHRAMPQVVSITQSTELGTVYTPDEIRAICEHAHERNMVVHLDGSRIANAAATLDVPMRAFTNAVGVDILSYGGTKNGAVFGEAVVVLNPDRVRAMKHLRKMSMQLASKMRFVSVQLEALLAKDLWLRNARHANTMAQRLAAGVREIDGVEILYPVQANGVFARLPHDVSERLQKRYRFYFWDEPAGVVRWMCAFDTAEEDVDGFLAALREEISR encoded by the coding sequence GTGACCGGAGCGAAGACCGACGCCCGGCAGCACCACGACCCCGAGATACGCGGCTTCGCCAGCGACAACTACGCGGGCGCCCATCCGGAGGTGCTCGCCGCGATCGCCCTCGCCAACGGCGGCCATCAGGTCGCCTACGGCGAGGACGACTACACCGAGCATCTCCAGCGCGTCTTCCGCAGCCACTTCGGGCAGCGCGCGGAGGCGTTCCCGGTGTTCAACGGCACCGGCGCCAACGTCGTCGCCCTCCAGGCCGTGACGGACCGCTGGGGCGCGGTGATCGCCGCCGAGTCCGCGCACATCCATGTCGACGAGTGCGGTGCGCCCGAGCGGGTCGGCGGGCTCAAGCTGCTGACCGTACCCACCGAGGACGGCAAGCTCACCCCTGAGCTGATCGACCGCCAGGCGTACGGCTGGGACGACGAGCACCGTGCCATGCCACAGGTCGTCTCGATCACCCAGAGCACGGAGCTCGGCACGGTCTACACGCCCGACGAGATCCGGGCGATCTGCGAACACGCCCATGAGCGCAACATGGTGGTGCATCTCGACGGCTCGCGGATAGCCAACGCCGCGGCGACGCTCGATGTCCCGATGCGGGCCTTCACCAACGCCGTGGGCGTCGACATCCTCTCCTACGGCGGCACGAAGAACGGTGCGGTCTTCGGCGAGGCCGTGGTCGTGCTCAACCCCGACCGGGTGCGCGCGATGAAGCATCTGCGCAAGATGTCCATGCAGCTGGCCTCCAAGATGCGCTTTGTCTCCGTCCAGTTGGAGGCACTGCTCGCCAAGGACCTGTGGCTGCGCAACGCCCGGCACGCCAACACCATGGCGCAGCGGCTGGCGGCCGGGGTGCGGGAGATCGACGGGGTGGAGATCCTCTACCCCGTGCAGGCCAACGGCGTGTTCGCCCGCCTTCCGCACGACGTCAGCGAGCGGCTCCAGAAGCGCTACCGCTTCTACTTCTGGGACGAGCCGGCCGGTGTGGTGCGCTGGATGTGTGCGTTCGACACCGCCGAGGAGGACGTCGACGGCTTCCTCGCCGCACTCCGCGAGGAGATCAGTCGCTAG
- a CDS encoding SDR family NAD(P)-dependent oxidoreductase, which translates to MVTSTGGQGPLEGAVIAVAGAAGPAGRATLLRLAEAGAVVVGSDSNPERLAEAVDAARYAHGGATVIGDTVDLLDLDQTREWAARTEKEFGRIDGLVHLVGGWRGSSTFAETDLADWDMLHKLLIRTVQHTSLAFHEALERSGNGRFLLTSAAGAGKPTGGNAAYAASKAAAEAWTLAMADGFRKSGGEQGPRAAAAILIVKALVNDQMRAERPNAKFAGFTDVTELAEAIAGVWSRPAQEVNGQRLWLTPEP; encoded by the coding sequence ATGGTTACTTCGACGGGCGGCCAGGGGCCGCTGGAGGGCGCGGTCATCGCGGTGGCGGGAGCGGCCGGACCGGCGGGCCGCGCGACCCTGCTGCGACTGGCCGAAGCGGGGGCGGTGGTGGTCGGCTCGGACTCCAACCCCGAGCGGCTGGCTGAGGCCGTGGACGCGGCGCGCTACGCCCATGGCGGCGCCACGGTGATAGGGGACACCGTCGACCTCCTCGACCTCGACCAGACCCGTGAATGGGCTGCTCGCACGGAGAAGGAATTCGGCCGGATCGACGGCCTGGTGCACCTCGTCGGCGGCTGGCGCGGCTCCTCGACCTTCGCGGAGACCGACCTGGCGGACTGGGACATGCTGCACAAGCTGCTGATCCGCACCGTCCAGCACACCTCGCTCGCCTTCCACGAAGCGCTCGAACGCAGTGGCAACGGCCGCTTCCTGCTCACCAGCGCGGCCGGCGCCGGCAAGCCCACCGGGGGCAACGCGGCCTATGCCGCCTCCAAGGCCGCCGCCGAGGCCTGGACACTCGCCATGGCGGACGGTTTCCGCAAGTCGGGGGGTGAGCAGGGACCGCGCGCCGCGGCTGCCATCCTGATCGTGAAGGCGCTCGTCAACGACCAGATGCGCGCCGAGCGACCGAACGCCAAGTTCGCGGGCTTCACGGATGTCACGGAGCTGGCCGAGGCCATCGCCGGGGTCTGGAGCCGGCCCGCCCAGGAAGTGAATGGACAGCGTCTGTGGCTGACCCCCGAGCCGTGA
- a CDS encoding glycerophosphodiester phosphodiesterase, with protein MSFLTIGHRGIMGVEPENTLRSFVRAEHEGLDVIELDLHLSKDGALVVMHDADVDRTTDGAGPIVERTLAELRELDAGQGERIPVFEEVVDAVKAPLQAEIKDVAAAQALAEVMRSRDLVGRVDVISFHDEALAAIRTLLPGVRTALVGSRYGADVVDRAQAVGATMLSLNIRRLTLELVERAHAAHLKVVGWTVNTHDQLRLARGLGLDGVVTDQPEIRRAVRFTA; from the coding sequence TTGTCCTTTCTCACCATCGGACACCGCGGGATCATGGGCGTGGAGCCGGAGAACACCCTGCGGTCCTTCGTGCGCGCCGAGCACGAAGGCCTCGATGTCATCGAACTGGATCTGCATCTGAGCAAGGACGGCGCGCTCGTGGTGATGCACGACGCGGACGTGGACCGGACCACCGACGGTGCCGGGCCGATCGTGGAGCGCACCCTCGCCGAGCTCCGCGAACTCGATGCCGGCCAGGGCGAGCGGATCCCCGTCTTCGAGGAGGTCGTGGACGCGGTCAAGGCACCGCTCCAGGCCGAGATCAAGGACGTGGCGGCCGCGCAGGCGCTGGCGGAGGTGATGCGGTCGCGCGATCTGGTCGGCCGGGTCGATGTGATCTCCTTCCACGACGAGGCGCTGGCCGCGATCCGGACCCTGCTGCCCGGCGTACGCACCGCGCTGGTCGGCAGCCGTTACGGCGCCGATGTCGTCGACCGGGCACAGGCCGTCGGCGCGACGATGCTCTCGCTGAACATCCGCCGGCTCACCCTGGAACTGGTCGAGCGCGCGCATGCCGCGCATCTGAAGGTCGTGGGCTGGACGGTCAACACCCACGATCAGCTCCGCCTCGCCCGCGGGCTCGGCCTGGACGGTGTGGTGACCGACCAGCCGGAGATCCGCCGGGCGGTCCGCTTCACGGCGTGA
- a CDS encoding flavin reductase family protein, with amino-acid sequence MTASPGLGTPLTASPELLRSVFRQHAAGVAVITAHGSRPVGFTATSLTSVAADPPLLSFGIGTGASSWPAVSEAEHIGVHILGEHQQELATTFARSGADRFGPATSWRTGPEGVPLLDGVLAWLVCKVVARVPAGDHRIVLAQPVVGDPARPGRPLLYHQGSFNALRD; translated from the coding sequence ATGACGGCCTCGCCCGGCCTCGGCACGCCCCTCACCGCCTCCCCCGAGCTGCTGCGCTCGGTCTTCCGGCAGCACGCCGCCGGCGTTGCGGTGATCACCGCGCACGGCTCCCGCCCCGTCGGCTTCACCGCCACCTCCCTCACCTCCGTCGCCGCCGACCCGCCGCTGCTCTCGTTCGGCATCGGCACCGGCGCGTCCAGCTGGCCGGCCGTCTCGGAGGCGGAGCACATCGGGGTCCACATACTCGGCGAGCACCAGCAGGAACTTGCCACCACCTTCGCGCGCAGCGGCGCCGACCGCTTCGGCCCCGCCACCTCCTGGCGCACCGGCCCCGAGGGCGTGCCGCTCCTGGACGGCGTACTGGCCTGGCTGGTGTGCAAGGTCGTGGCCCGGGTGCCGGCCGGCGACCACCGCATCGTGCTCGCCCAGCCCGTCGTCGGCGACCCCGCGCGGCCCGGCCGGCCGCTGCTGTACCACCAGGGCAGCTTCAACGCGCTGCGGGACTGA
- a CDS encoding DUF6421 family protein: MTEILSPVGVRGATATAESVVQHPAWSVLKGAVETLRPWQSKDGSIDLEAAGAPTADAVRAEADRMASAVEELAPLLPHNAAYHQALVADLRRWADSGFGVPDFLDSLLAFQPAQQRADGLQHLVLFPMYTQNGNPNRNFEAVVLRMVWPDWLADLERTRYDNALFCGITFEDFTAGYDTHSAVLFPETIAVREAPERFSWGGIFCDREAARFRRVSEAAIETLGVELPEDVREMLDDQARCQEAFVLWDMVHDRTHSHGDLPFDPFMIKQRQPFWMYGLEELRCDLTAFKEAVKLEAEGYSQARDVQFAVIFDRMFRFPVTGDRVRNYDGLGGQLLFAYLHKHDVVRWTDNTLHIDWERAPKVTNQLCGEIEKLYRDGIDRPKLVHWFAAYDLVSTYLAPHPGSVWAKGPDALDLDQPPRKLVDDVLPDEFPLSMFYEALAKKLRAVIASTQGITAHSDALAAA; the protein is encoded by the coding sequence ATGACGGAAATTCTTTCGCCTGTGGGTGTCCGGGGGGCCACCGCGACCGCAGAGAGTGTGGTCCAGCACCCGGCGTGGTCCGTACTCAAGGGCGCGGTCGAGACCCTCCGCCCCTGGCAGTCCAAGGACGGCTCCATAGACCTGGAGGCGGCGGGCGCGCCCACCGCCGACGCCGTCCGCGCGGAGGCCGACCGGATGGCGTCGGCCGTCGAGGAGCTCGCCCCGCTGCTGCCGCACAACGCCGCCTACCACCAGGCGCTCGTCGCCGACCTGCGCCGCTGGGCCGACAGCGGCTTCGGCGTGCCGGACTTCCTGGACTCGCTCCTCGCCTTCCAGCCCGCCCAGCAGCGCGCCGACGGCCTCCAGCACCTCGTGCTGTTCCCCATGTACACCCAGAACGGCAACCCGAACCGCAACTTCGAGGCCGTCGTCCTGCGGATGGTCTGGCCGGACTGGCTCGCCGACCTGGAGCGCACCCGCTACGACAACGCCCTCTTCTGCGGCATCACCTTCGAGGACTTCACGGCCGGCTACGACACCCACTCCGCCGTGCTCTTCCCGGAGACCATCGCCGTGCGCGAGGCCCCCGAGCGGTTCAGCTGGGGCGGCATCTTCTGCGACCGCGAGGCAGCCCGCTTCCGCCGGGTCAGCGAGGCCGCCATCGAGACCCTCGGCGTCGAACTCCCCGAGGACGTCCGCGAGATGCTCGACGACCAGGCGCGCTGCCAGGAGGCGTTCGTCCTGTGGGACATGGTGCACGACCGCACCCACAGCCACGGTGACCTGCCGTTCGACCCGTTCATGATCAAGCAGCGCCAGCCGTTCTGGATGTACGGCCTGGAGGAGCTGCGCTGCGACCTCACCGCCTTCAAGGAGGCCGTGAAGCTGGAGGCCGAGGGGTACTCCCAGGCCCGTGACGTGCAGTTCGCAGTGATCTTCGACCGGATGTTCCGGTTCCCCGTCACCGGCGACCGGGTCCGCAACTACGACGGCCTGGGCGGACAGCTGCTCTTCGCGTACCTGCACAAGCACGACGTCGTACGCTGGACGGACAACACACTGCACATCGACTGGGAGCGGGCGCCCAAGGTCACCAACCAGCTGTGCGGCGAGATCGAAAAGCTCTACCGCGACGGCATCGACCGGCCCAAGCTGGTCCACTGGTTCGCCGCGTACGACCTCGTATCGACCTACCTCGCACCGCACCCGGGCTCGGTCTGGGCCAAGGGCCCCGATGCCCTCGACCTCGACCAGCCGCCGCGCAAACTCGTGGACGACGTGCTCCCCGACGAGTTCCCGCTGAGCATGTTCTACGAGGCGCTCGCCAAGAAGCTGCGTGCTGTGATCGCCTCTACCCAGGGCATCACGGCCCACAGCGACGCATTGGCGGCGGCATGA
- a CDS encoding ABC transporter substrate-binding protein, producing MRLANRPLRLAACATVALLAAAVGCAPQDESPGGPRAAGPGQQSCARGKLATVADGKLTVGTDKPAYAPWFHDDDPAGGKGFESAVAYAVARQLGYDKGAVSWQTVPFNNAFAPGEKKFDFDINQISISPERKRAVAFSSGYYDVRQAVVALKGSKAAGARSITDLRHLKLGAQVGSTSLDVVNDTVRPAQSPAVFQKNDLAKSALKNGQVDAILTDLPTAFYITSAEVKDAEVVGQFAATGGDGEQFGLVLDKESRITGCVTAAVDALRKNGTLAALEKKWLTDAVSVPVLK from the coding sequence ATGCGCCTCGCCAACCGCCCTCTCCGCCTTGCCGCTTGCGCCACCGTCGCGCTGCTCGCCGCGGCCGTCGGCTGTGCCCCGCAGGACGAGTCACCCGGCGGCCCACGGGCTGCCGGGCCGGGCCAACAGAGCTGTGCCCGCGGCAAGCTGGCCACCGTGGCCGACGGCAAGCTCACGGTCGGCACCGACAAGCCCGCCTACGCACCCTGGTTCCATGACGACGACCCGGCCGGCGGCAAGGGCTTCGAATCGGCCGTCGCCTACGCGGTCGCCCGCCAACTGGGCTACGACAAGGGCGCGGTGAGCTGGCAGACCGTGCCGTTCAACAACGCCTTCGCGCCCGGCGAGAAGAAGTTCGACTTCGACATCAACCAGATCTCCATCAGCCCGGAACGCAAACGGGCCGTCGCCTTCTCCTCCGGCTACTACGACGTACGCCAGGCGGTCGTCGCGCTCAAGGGCTCCAAGGCCGCGGGCGCCAGGAGCATCACCGACCTGAGGCACCTCAAGCTCGGCGCGCAGGTCGGCAGCACCAGCCTGGACGTGGTCAACGACACCGTCCGGCCGGCGCAGTCTCCCGCCGTCTTCCAGAAGAACGACCTCGCCAAGTCCGCGCTGAAGAACGGCCAGGTCGACGCGATCCTCACCGATCTGCCGACGGCCTTCTACATCACCTCGGCGGAGGTGAAGGACGCCGAGGTGGTCGGACAGTTCGCGGCCACCGGCGGCGACGGGGAACAATTCGGTCTGGTCCTGGACAAGGAGAGCCGGATCACCGGGTGTGTGACGGCCGCGGTGGACGCGCTGCGCAAGAACGGCACCCTCGCCGCGCTGGAGAAGAAGTGGCTGACCGACGCCGTGTCCGTCCCGGTGCTCAAGTGA
- a CDS encoding DUF4395 domain-containing protein has translation MPVDSIDVRGPRFGAALTAVVLAAVLITGSGPLLACQTLVFALGALAGVRRSPYAWLFQVAVRPRLSAPTEFEDPRPPRFAQGVGLFFAVVGLIGFFVGPQWLGLAATGCALAAAFLNAVFGYCLGCEMYLLVRRAAG, from the coding sequence ATGCCTGTCGACAGTATTGATGTACGGGGCCCGAGGTTCGGGGCGGCGCTGACGGCCGTCGTGCTGGCGGCCGTGCTGATCACCGGGAGCGGTCCCCTGCTGGCCTGCCAGACGCTGGTCTTCGCTCTCGGGGCGCTGGCGGGTGTCCGGCGCTCGCCCTATGCCTGGCTGTTCCAGGTGGCGGTGCGCCCCCGGCTGTCCGCACCGACCGAGTTCGAGGACCCCCGCCCGCCGCGCTTCGCCCAGGGCGTCGGGCTGTTCTTCGCGGTGGTGGGGCTGATCGGCTTCTTCGTCGGGCCGCAGTGGCTGGGGCTCGCGGCGACCGGCTGCGCGCTCGCCGCGGCCTTCCTCAATGCCGTGTTCGGGTACTGCCTGGGGTGCGAGATGTACCTTCTGGTGCGGAGAGCGGCCGGCTGA
- a CDS encoding B3/B4 domain-containing protein has translation MPSSLHVSGPTRQLHVCDEVRALAPGFGYLAVEAHGLTNGPSDEAGAAFLDEATRRLAGRLDGRAPQDDPHLAAWRAAYTAFGSKPSRTRNSAEALARRALADGGLPRINRLVDLYNAISVAHLIPVGGEDLDRIQGGMRLVRATGDEPFVTAAGGAEVIEHPDAGEVVWCDDEGVTCRRWNWRQGVRTRLTEDSVSALFLLERMAPMTLDELTAAGAELAEALHTACPDARIEIGDIWTP, from the coding sequence ATGCCCAGCTCCTTGCACGTCTCCGGTCCGACCCGTCAGCTGCATGTCTGCGACGAGGTGCGCGCCCTGGCGCCCGGCTTCGGCTACCTCGCCGTCGAAGCCCACGGTCTGACCAACGGCCCCAGCGACGAGGCCGGCGCGGCGTTCCTGGACGAGGCCACCCGCCGCCTCGCCGGGCGTCTCGACGGACGTGCCCCGCAGGACGACCCGCATCTCGCCGCCTGGCGTGCCGCGTACACGGCGTTCGGCAGCAAGCCGTCGCGCACCCGCAACTCCGCCGAGGCGTTGGCCAGGCGAGCGCTCGCGGACGGCGGTCTGCCGCGCATCAACCGCCTCGTCGATCTCTACAACGCCATCAGCGTCGCCCACCTCATTCCCGTGGGCGGCGAGGACCTGGACCGTATTCAGGGCGGTATGCGGCTCGTACGGGCCACCGGCGACGAGCCGTTCGTGACCGCGGCCGGCGGCGCCGAGGTCATCGAGCACCCCGACGCGGGCGAAGTGGTCTGGTGTGACGACGAGGGCGTCACCTGCCGCCGCTGGAACTGGCGCCAGGGCGTACGCACCCGCCTCACCGAGGACTCGGTCAGCGCCCTGTTCCTGCTGGAGCGGATGGCGCCCATGACGCTCGACGAGCTGACGGCCGCGGGCGCCGAACTGGCCGAGGCGCTGCACACGGCCTGCCCCGACGCCCGTATCGAGATCGGCGACATCTGGACCCCGTGA